The following proteins come from a genomic window of Tenebrio molitor chromosome 9, icTenMoli1.1, whole genome shotgun sequence:
- the Mhc gene encoding myosin heavy chain, muscle isoform X21 has translation MPKPVVQEGDDPDPTPYLFVSLEQKRIDQTKPYDAKKSCWVPDEKEGFVLGEIKGTKGDLVTVGLPGGEEKNFKKDQVTQVNPPKYEKAEDMSNLTYLNDASVLHNLKQRYYNQLIYTYSGLFCVAINPYKRFPVYTNRCAKLYRGKRRNEVPPHIFAISDGAYVNMLTNHENQSMLITGESGAGKTENTKKVIAYFATVGASSKKTEEQSKKGNLEDQVVQTNPVLEAFGNAKTVRNDNSSRFGKFIRIHFGPTGKLAGADIETYLLEKARVISQQSLERSYHIFYQIMSGAVPGLKDMCNLSSDIYQYHFVSQGKITIPNVDDAEELMLTDQAFDVLGFTQEEKDNIYRITASVMHMGCMKFKQRGREEQAECDGTEEGERVAKLLGVEAPALYNALCKPRIKVGAEFVTQGRNVNQVSYSVGAMSKAMFDRVFKYLVKKCNETLDTKQKRQHFIGVLDIAGFEIFDFNGFEQLCINFTNEKLQQFFNHHMFVLEQEEYTREGITWAFIDFGMDLLACIELIEKPMGILSILEEESMFPKATDKTFEEKLNTNHLGKSPNFLKPKPPKPGQQAAHFAIGHYAGNVPYNITGWLEKNKDPLNDTVVDLFKKGTNKLLVDIFADHPGQSGAPDAGGGKGRGKKGGGFATVSSAYKEQLNNLMATLRSTQPHFVRCIIPNELKQPGVIDSHLVMHQLTCNGVLEGIRICRKGFPNRMVYPDFKLRYKILNPVAVTKEPDPQKCAGFILEATGLDSDLYRLGHTKVFFRAGVLGQMEELRDERLGKIVTWMQSWVRGYLSRKEFKKLQEQRLALQVCQRNLRKYLKLRTWPWYKLWQKVKPLLNVTRIEDEIAKLEEKAAKAQEAYEREAKAKKELEGLYSKLLAEKTDLLSSLEGEKGSLSEVQERANKLQAQKSDLESQLSETQDRLSQEEDARNQLTQQKKKLEQEISGYKKDIEDIELNLQKSEQDKATKDHQIRNLNDEIAHQDELINKLNKEKKLSGESSQKIAEELQAAEDKVNHLNKVKAKLEQTLDELEDSLEREKKLRGDVEKSKRKVEGDLKLTQEAVADLERNKKELEQTIQRKDKEISSLTAKLEDEQSVVGKLQKQIKELQARIEELEEEVEAERQARAKAEKQRADLARELEELGERLEEAGGATSAQIELNKKREAELAKLRRDLEESNIQHEGTLANLRKKHNDAVSEMGEQIDQLNKLKAKAEKEKAAYFGELNDLRASVDHLANEKAAVEKVSKQLQQQLNDVQGKLDETNRTLNDFDAAKKKLSIENSDLLRQLEEAESQVSQLSKIKVSLTTQLEDTKRLADEEGRERATLLGKFRNLEHDLDNIREQVEEEAEAKADIQRQLSKSNAEAQLWRQKYESEGIARSEELEEAKRKLQARLAEAEETIESLNQKVVALEKTKQRLTTEVEDLQIEVDRANAIASAAEKKQKAFDKIIGEWKLKVDDLAAELDASQKECRNYSTELFRLKGAYEEGQEQLEAVRRENKNLADEVKDLLDQIGEGGRNIHEIEKARKRLEAEKDELQAALEEAEAALEQEENKVLRSQLELSQVRQEIDRRIQEKEEEFENTRKNHQRALDSMQASLEAEAKGKAEALRMKKKLEADINELEIALDHANKANAEAQKTIKRYQQQLKDTQTALEEEQRARDEAREQLGISERRANALQNELEESRTLLEQADRARRQAEQELGDAHEQLNDLSAQNSSLSAAKRKLETELQTLHSDLDELLNEAKNSEEKAKKAMVDAARLADELRAEQDHAQTQEKLRKALETQIKDLQVRLDEAEANALKGGKKLIQKLEQRVRELENELDSEQRRHADAQKNLRKSERRIKELSFQAEEDRKNHERMQDLVDKLQQKIKTYKRQIEEAEEIAALNLAKFRKAQQELEEAEERADLAEQAIAKFRAKGRGGSAARGGSPAPPRQRPQLDGLTFPPRFDLAPENEF, from the exons ATGCCTAAACCAGTGGTCCAAGAGGGGGACGATCCAGATCCGACCCCGTACTTGTTCGTTTCTCTTGAACAGAAACGTATCGACCAGACCAAGCCCTACGATGCCAAGAAATCATGCTGGGTCCCGGACGAAAAGGAGGGTTTCGTACTTGGTGAGATCAAGGGGACGAAGGGCGATCTCGTCACCGTCGGACTCCCCGGCGGAGAG GAGAAGAACTTCAAGAAGGACCAAGTGACCCAAGTCAACCCGCCCAAATACGAGAAAGCTGAGGATATGTCCAATTTGACATACCTCAACGACGCTTCCGTATTGCATAATCTCAAGCAAAGATACTATAACCAACTTATCTAT ACTTACTCTGGTCTTTTCTGCGTCGCTATCAACCCCTACAAGCGCTTCCCCGTCTACACCAACCGCTGCGCCAAGTTGTACCGTGGCAAGAGGCGTAATGAAGTCCCACCCCATATCTTCGCCATTTCTGACGGTGCCTACGTTAACATGTTGACCA ACCACGAGAATCAATCTATGTTGATTAC TGGTGAGTCTGGTGCCGGAAAAACTGAGAACACGAAGAAGGTAATTGCCTACTTCGCCACTGTCGGCGCTTCATCTAAGAAAACTGAAGAACAATCCAAGAAGGGTAACTTGGAAGATCAGGTCGTACAAACTAACCCTGTACTTGAAGCCTTCGGTAACGCCAAGACCGTGCGTAATGACAACTCTTCACGTTTC GGTAAATTCATCCGTATCCACTTCGGTCCAACTGGTAAACTGGCCGGTGCTGATATTGAGACTT ATCTACTCGAGAAAGCTCGTGTCATCTCCCAACAGTCCCTGGAGAGATCCTACCACATCTTCTACCAGATCATGTCTGGTGCCGTCCCTGGACTTAAGG aCATGTGCAATCTTTCAAGCGACATCTACCAATATCACTTCGTGTCTCAAGGCAAAATTACAATTCCTAACGTTGATGACGCCGAAGAGTTGATGCTGACTGAT CAAGCCTTCGACGTTCTGGGTTTCACCCAAGAGGAGAAGGACAACATCTACAGAATCACTGCCTCTGTAATGCACATGGGTTGCATGAAGTTCAAACAAAGAGGTCGTGAAGAGCAGGCTGAATGTGACGGTACCGAG GAAGGTGAACGCGTCGCCAAACTGTTGGGTGTTGAAGCCCCCGCTTTGTACAACGCTCTTTGCAAGCCCAGGATCAAGGTCGGTGCCGAGTTCGTCACCCAGGGTCGTAATGTCAACCAGGTCTCCTATTCCGTGGGTGCCATGTCGAAGGCCATGTTCGACAGGGTTTTCAAATATCTCGTCAAGAAGTGTAACGAGACCCTTGACACCAAACAGAAGAGACAGCACTTCATCGGTGTACTGGATATCGCCGGTTTCGAAATCTTCGAC TTTAACGGCTTTGAGCAGCTTTGCATTAACTTTACTAACGAAAAGCTGCAACAGTTCTTTAACCATCACATGTTCGTCCTGGAGCAAGAGGAGTACACGCGGGAGGGCATCACTTGGGCTTTCATCGATTTCGGGATGGATTTGCTCGCTTGCATTGAGCTTATCGAAAAG CCTATGGGTATCTTGTCCATCCTTGAAGAAGAGTCTATGTTCCCCAAGGCCACTGACAAGACTTTTGAGGAGAAATTGAACACCAACCACTTGGGCAAATCTCCCAACTTCTTGAAGCCCAAACCACCAAAGCCTGGCCAACAAGCTGCTCACTTCGCCATCGGCCATTACGCCGGCAAC GTACCCTACAATATCACCGGTTGGTTGGAGAAGAACAAGGACCCCTTGAACGACACCGTGGTCGACTTGTTCAAGAAGGGCACCAACAAACTCTTGGTGGACATCTTCGCGGATCATCCTGGTCAATCTGGTGCTCCCGATGCTGGTGGCGGCAAGG GTCGTGGTAAGAAGGGAGGTGGTTTTGCTACTGTATCTTCAGCCTACAAG GAACAATTGAACAACTTGATGGCCACCTTGCGCTCTACCCAGCCGCATTTCGTCCGTTGCATCATTCCCAATGAATTGAAACAGCCCGGAGTCATCGACTCTCATCTTGTCATGCACCAGCTGACTTGCAACGGTGTACTTGAAGGAATTCGTATTTGCAGAAAAGGTTTCCCCAACAGGATGGTTTACCCCGACTTCAAACTTCG TTACAAGATCTTGAACCCGGTAGCCGTTACCAAGGAACCCGATCCACAGAAATGTGCCGGTTTCATTTTGGAAGCCACAGGTCTCGATTCGGACCTTTACCGTTTAGGTCACACCAAG GTCTTCTTCCGCGCCGGTGTCCTGGGTCAAATGGAGGAGCTTCGCGACGAGCGTCTTGGCAAGATCGTCACCTGGATGCAATCTTGGGTACGCGGTTACCTCTCCAGGAAAGAGTTCAAGAAGTTGCAAGAACAGCGCTTGGCTCTCCAAGTGTGCCAGAGGAACTTGCGCAAGTACCTCAAGCTTCGCACCTGGCCCTGGTACAAGTTGTGGCAGAAAGTCAAGCCTCTCCTCAACGTCACCCGCATCGAGGATGAGATTGCG AAACTGGAGGAGAAAGCTGCCAAGGCCCAAGAAGCATACGAACGCGAGGCCAAAGCCAAGAAGGAATTGGAGGGACTCTACTCCAAACTCTTGGCAGAAAAGACTGATCTTCTCTCCTCTCTCGAAGGCGAAAAGGGATCCCTTTCCGAGGTCCAGGAGAGAGCCAACAAGCTCCAAGCCCAAAAGAGCGATCTTGAAAGTCAATTATCC GAAACTCAAGACCGTCTCAGCCAGGAGGAAGATGCACGCAACCAACTGACGCaacagaaaaagaaattggagCAAGAAATCTCCGGTTACAAGAAGGACATCGAAGATATTGAGCTCAACCTCCAGAAATCCGAGCAGGACAAAGCCACCAAGGACCACCAGATCAGAAACTTGAACGATGAGATCGCCCACCAAGATGAACTCATCAACAAGCTCAACAAGGAGAAGAAACTCTCCGGCGAGAGCAGCCAAAAGATCGCTGAGGAGCTCCAAGCCGCCGAAGACAAAGTCAATCACTTGAACAAAGTCAAGGCTAAGCTCGAGCAGACCCTCGACGAATTGGAGGACTCCCTCGAGCGCGAGAAGAAACTCCGCGGTGACGTGGAGAAGTCCAAGCGCAAGGTTGAAGGCGATCTCAAGCTGACCCAGGAAGCCGTGGCCGATCTCGAACGCAACAAGAAGGAACTCGAACAGACCATCCAACGCAAAGACAAGGAGATCTCATCTCTCACTGCCAAACTCGAAGACGAACAATCCGTTGTGGGCAAACTCCAGAAACAAATCAAGGAACTCCAGGCCAGGATCGAGGAACTCGAAGAGGAAGTCGAAGCCGAACGTCAAGCTCGCGCCAAGGCTGAGAAGCAACGCGCCGATTTGGCCAGGGAACTCGAGGAACTCGGCGAGCGTCTCGAGGAAGCCGGCGGTGCCACCTCCGCTCAAATCGAACTCAACAAGAAACGCGAAGCCGAACTTGCCAAACTCAGGAGGGACTTGGAAGAATCCAACATCCAACACGAAGGTACTCTCGCCAATCTCAGGAAGAAGCACAACGATGCCGTTTCCGAGATGGGTGAACAAATCGACCAACTCAACAAACTCAAGGCTAA GGCTGAAAAAGAAAAGGCTGCATACTTTGGGGAACTTAACGACCTCCGTGCCTCCGTCGACCATTTGGCTAACGAAAAG GCTGCCGTCGAAAAAGTATCTAAGCAACTCCAACAACAACTCAATGACGTCCAAGGCAAACTCGATGAAACCAACCGCACTCTCAACGACTTCGATGCCGCCAAGAAGAAGCTCTCCATCGAAAACTCTGACCTCCTCCGCCAACTCGAAGAAGCCGAATCTCAAGTCTCTCAACTCAGCAAGATCAAGGTCTCCCTCACCACCCAATTGGAAGACACCAAGAGGCTCGCCGACGAAGAAGGTCGCGAACGCGCCACTCTCCTCGGCAAATTCCGCAACTTGGAACACGACTTGGACAACATCCGCGAACAAGTTGAAGAGGAAGCCGAAGCTAAGGCCGACATCCAACGCCAACTCAGCAAGTCCAACGCTGAAGCTCAACTCTGGCGCCAGAAATACGAATCCGAAGGTATCGCCCGCTCTGAAGAACTCGAAGAGGCCAAGAGGAAACTCCAGGCCCGTCTCGCTGAAGCCGAAGAGACCATCGAGTCCCTCAACCAGAAGGTTGTAGCTTTGGAGAAGACCAAGCAGCGATTGACCACCGAAGTCGAAGATTTGCAAATCGAAGTCGACAGGGCTAACGCCATTGCCAGCGCTGCCGAGAAGAAACAGAAGGCCTTCGACAAGATCATCGGAGAATGGAAGCTCAAGGTTGACGATTTGGCCGCCGAGCTCGACGCCAGCCAGAAGGAATGCCGCAACTACTCCACCGAATTGTTCAGGCTCAAGGGAGCTTACGAAGAGGGACAGGAACAACTCGAAGCTGTCCGCCGCGAGAACAAGAACTTGGCCGACGAAGTCAAGGATCTCCTCGACCAAATCGGCGAAGGTGGCCGCAACATCCACGAGATCGAGAAGGCCAGGAAACGCTTGGAAGCCGAGAAAGACGAACTCCAAGCCGCCTTGGAGGAAGCCGAAGCCGCCCTCGAACAAGAAGAGAACAAAGTGTTGCGCAGCCAACTCGAGTTGTCTCAAGTCCGCCAAGAGATCgaccgccgcatccaagagaAAGAGGAGGAATTCGAAAACACCCGCAAGAATCATCAACGCGCTCTCGACTCCATGCAAGCCTCCCTCGAAGCCGAAGCCAAAGGCAAGGCTGAGGCTCTTCGCATGAAGAAGAAGTTGGAAGCCGACATCAACGAGCTCGAAATCGCCTTGGACCACGCCAACAAG GCCAACGCCGAGGCCCAGAAGACCATCAAGCGCTACCAACAACAGCTCAAGGACACCCAGACCGCCCTCGAGGAGGAACAACGTGCCCGCGACGAAGCCCGCGAACAACTCGGCATCTCTGAGCGCCGCGCCAACGCCCTCCAGAACGAACTCGAAGAGAGCCGCACTCTCTTGGAACAAGCCGACCGCGCTCGCCGCCAAGCCGAGCAAGAATTGGGTGACGCCCACGAGCAACTCAACGACCTGTCCGCCCAGAACTCGTCTCTCTCCGCTGCCAAGAGGAAACTCGAGACCGAGCTCCAGACCCTCCACTCTGACCTCGACGAACTCCTGAACGAGGCCAAGAACTCCGAAGAGAAGGCGAAGAAAGCCATGGTCGACGCCGCTCGTCTCGCCGACGAACTCCGCGCCGAACAAGACCACGCCCAGACCCAGGAGAAACTCCGCAAGGCTCTCGAGACCCAGATCAAGGATCTCCAAGTCCGTCTCGACGAGGCCGAAGCCAACGCCCTCAAGGGAGGCAAGAAGCTGATCCAGAAACTCGAACAGCGCGTCAGGGAGTTGGAGAACGAATTGGACAGCGAACAGAGGAGACACGCCGACGCCCAGAAGAACTTGAGGAAATCGGAGCGCCGCATCAAGGAGCTGAGCTTCCAAGCCGAGGAAGACCGCAAGAACCACGAACGCATGCAGGATCTCGTCGACAAGTTGCAACAAAAGATCAAGACCTACAAGAGGCAGATCGAGGAAGCCGAAGAAATCGCCGCCCTCAACTTGGCTAAATTCCGCAAGGCTCAACAGGAGTTGGAGGAAGCCGAGGAACGTGCCGACCTCGCTGAACAGGCCATCGCTAAATTCCGCGCGAAGGGACGTGGGGGATCCGCCGCCAGGGGAGGCAGCCCAGCG CCCCCGAGACAGCGCCCCCAATTAGACGGCCTTACCTTCCCACCAAGGTTCGACCTGGCTCCTGAAAACgaattctaa